agtgGTTAGGACCTGTCACAAGTTTATAGCAGAGCCCCAACCCTTCCCAGCCAATTGGATGCTTAAATTCCATCCATATTTCAGTATTTGTAGGATTATACTGTCAGAATCAGTAAGCTTGTtgctgaacaaaaaaaaagacttgaAGTGTGATATCATGATAACATTTGGGTATTTTTAATTcacattaaatattttcctgctgTGTTTGTATGCATTGCAATTTGGTTTTTGAACAGAGCAGGCACATGGCTTAGAATTCTCTTGCCCACATAGCTTTGCCAAAGGTCTCTGAACATGGCAGAAGGGACAGTGGGATGCTGAGTGTTGGTCCTGACTTCAGTGCAGGACAGGTGCCCATTCTGTCTGGATTGGAATACTCTAGGAGGAAAAGCTAAGCCCTGCATCTGGGATGTGGGAGAGGTGCTGAATTAATTAGTCCAGTCCTTCCATTCTTGCCACAGAAATTTCAGCCACACAGCTGTAAACTTTCAGAGGCCAAATGCCATCATTCCACCAAACATTTCCCAAAACTCCACTTGCTGAACTCCATGTGTTTTTGTTGTCCATGAGCATCACTGGGGAAAGTCCTGTCCAGCAGGCCTGTGTGATGCAGCATCAGCCCACAGTGTCGTGGTTTTGTAAGAAAAAATCCTATTTCAAAATCATCATTTACCATGAGCTggaattgtttttttttcttgctctgtCCTGTTTATAACCTCTGTTTCTGGCCCCTGCCTTTCCCACCCCAGGGAATTGCTCTGTGAGAACGGCCCTGCCTAGAAACGCTGGGCTCTTGTTGATGCTGGCTCACATGCAGGGACAGCCGATCCtttctccctgcagagctgcagcaccatCAGTGCTGGGGACAACTCTGAGAAACTGCACTTCTGTGTGCTGAAAAATACTGGCACAACCTGGGCAAGACCCCACGGCAgccctgggaaagctgctgAGAGCTGAGTAATCAcaaatgctgctgtttctttttttctgctcagcACACTTGGGTCTTTGTGTTTTGAGGATTTgtgctgggttttttggggttttttttaacattttttcccttttgtagAAAATTCCTTGTGTATGTTTGTTCCCTGCAGCATGGGATAGTAGTACATAATACATACATGAAAAAGTTTCTGATGCTGAGGGTAAGGGAGGGGGGTTTCTTTTGAAGCTGCCCATTAAGAATTTCAAAGGTGAAAACACTGTAGCCAAATGAAAGATGGACCACTGTGTCACATGGCTGTGTAGAGAACTCTCTGCTGAGTCCATTGGACTCTttcacaggcagcagagcagagggggaaAGTGCTAGCTGGGAAAACTTCAACAACAGAAATACACACTCTCTTCTAAAAGCACTGAACCATGGGACCTGGACAGTTCAAAAGCACCAGTGGAAATTGCACAACTTTCTGGATGTTGATTGTGACGTCATGCTGCTGTTGATTCTAGGAGAAAACAAACCCGAGCAATTCTTCCAGGGCACATTTGGCTTTGTTCCTGTATTTTATATTTAGTTGTTGGTAAGTACGTCAGCAAAAACACACTCATTCAACTCTGAAAGATcagaggtgacagtgacatCAAGGAAGCAGAAACGGGTGGGTGGGTGTTGAACCTAGGCCATACAAAGATCAATTATTCTGCTTCCAGcttttttaaagctttatttCACCAGGAGTTAACTCCTTCACAGCATGTTCGAGCTCTCTGGTGTTTAACTTGATGTTGGCTTCTCTGCAGGGGCCCCCTGTGCCTGGTCACCTTACACTCCAGGAGGGGAAGGGTTCTGTGCAGGGAGACAATACCCTGGCAtagctctgcagggcaggacctCATGCTCTCCAGAGAAATGCTAGCAGTTGGATTTATTTAGATTTATTTCCATAAATGTAGCACTAAGCATGGgtgccattccctgggtgaggAATGGCACGTAGTGCAGAGATGTAAACTTCCCTGGGacatttctttctaaaaacagCCTTTTTAGGGACAATAGAGTCAGAACCACCCCCTCTCCTGGGAGATGAAACCTGGCAAGGGATTTGAATGCTTTTACAAAACATGTTAAATAGTGTATTTCTAAGAAGGGGCTGAAGCATATGTCAAACACAGGTTTCCTCTTACCATGATCAGAGAGTAACTGAATTCCCAAATGTGCataatttttcttcatgtttcCAGCTAATGCCCAATATAAAactgctggggaggagcagaaTAAGGTGCTCTTTGAGTTCAGCATGTCACCAGTTCCCAACATGGATGTAAATGGCTTTTAACTACAACATTTGGTATCTCCTGAACTTCTAGTGCTGTGTAGCAAAGCCCTTAAATGACATCAGTTTAGcagttttttccttccctttaaGAGAAAACAATTGGAAGGAAGCCTCTTCCATAACACAAGGTTTCCTTGGAGCCCtttaaattgatttaaaagaaaatttatttctctgtgaATTGAAATCAAATCCTCTTGAAATAAATACTCCTTTTTCAAAGCAGGTATTAGGGAGGAAGATGAGAAAGTTGCTGGGTGCCATTGCCAGAGCGGAgaagaacaggctgctcagggaggggacagccagctGCAGTGGGGCcatgggctctgctctgccagccgGAGGGGACAGCCCGCAGTGTCCCCGGGCTGGGAGGAGTGGGAGCAGTGCCAGCGGTGGCTGCCTGGCAGGGGACCCTGTGtggccagggctgtggctgtccccaggaCACGGGACACTgggaggcggcggcgcgcgTTGCCAGAGCCCCATCTGCAGGCGGCTCCCTGTGCAATGTGGGGCGAGGAGCAGCGCTGGCGAGGTTGGGAGAATGGAATGAAGTGCCTCAAAAAGCAGGCTAAAACCCCGTTCTGCAGCCATTCTGCTGCCATTCTGCTGCCCGCTCGCAGGGGTCAGGTGTCTGTGAAGCCCCAAGCGGTTGGCACCTGGAGAGCCCTGACAATGCTGATTTCAGTGCCGAGTGAACTCGGGACCTCCTGAGGCTCTGACTCTCCCAACTCTGGCGAGTCGATTTCCCCTTGCCTTTAGcaagataaaataaattatacatGGGTGTTTCAAGATAAAATAGATAagttaaaaaaaggaagatgtaGTGCGTGCTGTGAGAGGTCAAGGGCACAGCTTGTGCTGCCTGTTTTGAAGCTTCTTCACTGGTCTTAGAAGGGTAAGGAGCTGGGATAAGAAAGCTTTTTCCTTCATGGGATATCCATACAAGTCTTTCTCCTATCCCATCACTGTTTTCCATATTGACTGGCTCCTTCTTCCCTCTCTAACATTTACTGAAATGAGCCAAACTCGGAAATCAGGgtagggaaggaggaggaaggattGTGGTGGACAGACAATTGCATAAGATCCACTTCCTAAGGAAATGAGGCAAAAAGAGATTCAGACGCCCTGATTGAAGTGATAGAGAAATTAGTATTCCTgtttcccttggcagcagcactgcactgtGACAGGCCATCTTTTCTCACTTCTCTAAGCAAAGTGCAGCTGGGACCCTGTGATAAATCTTCCCTTTGCTCCATCCCATTCCTGAAATAACTCAGAAGTGTCAGTTCGGAAAAGGACgtgctgcatttcttccccTTATTAGCTGAAATAACAGGCCTGTGATAATCTGGCCCGCTTGGAAGTGTCAACCTTTCCATGTTCCATCTGAACGGATAAATGGAGCTGTCCTACAATAACATTACAGTGTGCCAGGGAACCCATGGGTAGCACCAAGCTACAGAGCACTTGAACAAAAACTCTTTCAGGTGCAATTGGCTTTTTGGGAGGGCCATGCTGTGGCTTGGTAAGGGTTCCTGTTGAGCTCAGCTCCCCCATGAAGTGCATCACTGCAGATAAAATTTGCTGCACGAAACATGAGCACAAGGATTGCGTGGAGGAAAACCTGAGGGGAAGTGGAGCCAGAGTGCCCATGCTTGACACCGACACACAGAGAAGGTGTGTGGAAAGGGGGATGTCACCAATGTGACATCGCTCTGGGAAGGGAACCGTGAGCTGTTACCGCAGACCTGTGTGCCTTGTGAgctcttcccctccccttgtCCTCACCTCGCCGGGACTGCAGCGCTGTCAGCGCCCGTTTcccatggaaaaggaaaaatgggcTGCTTTGCTTACACAGCCACCAGGTACCGCCGGAATGTCAGTTTGCCTTTCCccctgctttttatttatttaacaatATGACAATTTTGGGGTATGCTGGAACCCGTGTGCAGGAggtggggctgagcagggcaatGCCCAGACCCCGGTTACCGCCAGCACTGGAGCACGGCGGGCTCTCATGCTGGGAACCCTGGAGCAGAGTTGGCTTTACACGCCATCCGTTTTCCCACTGAGAGGGAGCTCCGGGAAGGGCTCGGTTTGCTGTACGGACGCCGCTTCCCTCAGCCCGCCCCGCTGCCCTCCCGGCGCCTCCCTCAGCCCGCCCCGCTGCCCTCCCGGCGCCTCCCTCAGCCCGCCCCGCTGCCCTCAGCCCgccccgccgtgtccccgcgCGCTCGCCGTACCGCGCACGTGCGCGCCCCGCGCGGCGCCGTCGCTGCGCAGCGCCCGCGTAAgtggtggcggcggcggcgggcgcggggctgagggcggcgggcgcggcctCTCCCGCCCGGCGGCTCCGGGGGCCATGCTGCGGTGGGGGCTCCGGGTTGTGAGCTGCGGCTTCTCCGCCCCGGGCAGCGCGGCGTGCGCCGGGCCGCGGCAGCGCAGCGTGGGTACTgccgggccctgccctgcccgctccggggccgggtcaggccgggcggggccatCGCCGCTCGCCCTGCCGGCCTTCCCAGCCGGCCCGCCCGGTGTCCGGGCAGCGCAGGCCCTGTCTGCCTCCTCCAGGGAATGGTGTCACGGCCCAGGGGGGAACAGGGGTGCTCGCCCTTCCTTCCTCAGAGTTGTTCGTGTGCTGTCGCTTTCTGCCCGAGTTTCGTGCCGTTCATGCTCGTCCCATCTGCGGTTGTTTCCCCTGCAGGTTCTTACAATGGCTGAGGATTTGATAGCAGCGGTTGCCAGCCAGACAAAGAGACTCAACAGCAGCAGCGAGGTGGTTCAAAGACTGGAAGAAAACGGGCATCCGAACAAAAAGTTGAAGAGTGGCGCGGATGAGGAAGATGCAGAGGATCAGAATAAGAAGTTACCCAAAAGGAAGATTGTGCTGTTGATGGCATATTCAGGGAAAGGCTACCATGGCATGCAAGTATGTGGTTTGGCAAAGCAGCATCTCCagcttattttttgttttggagtCTGTTAGGTTTAGTCAGAGTGCCCGGCTCGGGAAACAGTTGAGCATTTGCAGTGTGAAAAACCAGGGCAGGAAGAGTGTGTGAATGGCTTCAAATGGCTTGGTAATaacttaattttaaaaggtCAGTGATGCATCTCTGATGATTGTAAGGACAGTGCTTTGTCATAGCATCAGACGTGCCTATGCAGGGTGGTctgaggcacagagctggcagtgaGAGGGTGATcctgctccatctgctgctcccCTCCACGTACTGCAAGCTCCATACACTTGAAGAATGCTTCAAAAGCTCCAGGGAATAATTGACAATCTTGCACACAGACAGGGAAGGGAGCCTTTCATGCTTACACAACAAAGGAGGCTTTTTCACCAGCAGTAAACATCATGCTTACAGGCACATCAGGTGAACTGAGCAAAAGAACCCAATCtaatttctggaagaaaaatttgcagaggctgggtttggagcagcagctgctgacttGCAGGCACTGGGGCAGTATTGGTGCTGTTTCATGCATTTGAAGGAATCACCAAGAACCTCCAGGAGTGTTGCACAGTGAAATTAGAAATGAGCTCGTATTTGTAACAGTAACAGCTAAATCAGAATGATGTTTTATTAACACTGGTAAAATACCGTTAGGTTTATTAGAGAATGGCTCTTAAGGCTGCAAAGGGGAGACTTTTAAAGAAATTCCACAGCAATGTTTGTTTAACAAAATCCCGATCTTCATTAATCCCGTTACTGttcatttcttatttttactACATACGGCCTCTTAGAGAAACGTGGGATCTTCACAGTTCAAGACCATAGAAGATGACCTAGTCTGTGCCCTTGTTCAGTCAGGATGCATCCCAGAGAACCACGGGGAGGACATGAAGAAGATGTCTTTCCAGCGCTGTGCTCGGACAGATAAGGTAggttgggcagggctgtgctctcctgagctctgggctttacacagctctgctgctgggatggacTGCTAAAGCATTGTCCACAGGAGACCCAGCAGCAAGTGAATGTTCCTTGAAACTTCTCCTTTTGTCCTCTATTAAATTAAAGTACAAGCAAATGAACTTGTTATTCAGTTATTTCAATTCTGCAAGTGTTAGAGCTTCCAAAGTACATAATTATGTGgagttttgtgttttttggtttttacaGGGTGTGTCTGCAGCTGGACAGATTGTGTCACTGAAGGTCAGGCTAATAGATGACATTTTAGAAAAGATCAATAATCATCTTCCTTCTCACATCAGAATTCTGGGTAAGAACACTGAAATGGGCAGAGAAAATGTTTTCAAGAAAAGCTTTCTCCTGCAGAAGGTCTCTATAATTTTACTTATAAGGGTTTTAGTTTTAACATGCTTCTATTCGCTTGAAATTTGGGTTCTTTTGAACAAATCTactttttgtttatattttgcttaaaaaatattcttgttGGTAGGAGTGAGATCACAATCAATCTGTAACCTCCTGATTCAAAAGCCTAATGTCACTTTTAAATGCAGGCCTGAAGAGAGTCACTGGGGGATTCAACTCCAAGAACAAATGTGATGCCAGAACCTACTCTTACATGCTGCCCACGTTTGCCTTTGCCCATAAGGACCATGAAGTGCAGGAGGAGCTTTATAGGCTGGACAGAGAGACCCTTGAAAGGGTCAATCAGCTGCTGGCCTGCTACAAAGGGACACACAACTTCCACAACTTCACATCACAGAAGGGCCCCAGGGACCCCAGTGCCAAGAGGTACATCATGGAGATGTACTGTGGAGAGCCCTTTGTCAGGGAAAACATGGAATTTGCAGTGATCCAAGTGAAAGGTCAGAGTTTCATGATGCACCAGATCAGGAAGATGATTGGGCTGGTGATAGCAATTGTGAAGGGTTATGCTGCTGAGTCCATCATGGAGCgcagctggggagaggagaaggtTGATGTCCCCAAAGCCCCAGGACTTGGGCTGGTTTTGGAGAAAGTGCACTTTGAAAAATACAACAGGCGTTTTGGGAATGATGGGCTGCATGAGCCACTGGAgtggacagaggaggaggagaagattGCTGTTTTCAAGGAGCAGTACATCTATCCTACCATTATCAACACTGAAAGGGAGGAGAAATCCATGGCAAACTGGCTAAAAACCCTCCCCATTCATGACTTCAACTCCTCTGCTGTTGAGGTgcaaactaacaacaaaaatcCAAAGGTAATGATTGAAGCCATTATTTTACAAATGGCAGCTGTCAAGTTGAAGCATCTTTTCCCTTTGTaccatttttgttttccatgaaATGCTGTGGAAATGACAGTCATGTGGAGTATGAAATGTGTATAATCTTTTCTGTCTTGTGCACTTGATGATAGTGGAATGAACTGTACAGAGCATTGTTTTTGCAGGGCTTtacagggaggagggaggaaggaaagctTTAAGCACAAGCAATTTGCATAATCATAAACTGGCAACAGAAATTATGGACACATTGCCAGCCTTTGCTGTTGTGAAAGTGTTTGGGAGTCTAGGTTTCAGGTTGACAATTCTGCTTTAAATACCTGCTGGCTTTTTGTATTCTCTGATTTTGGGCTAATTCTCATTTTATTACCAGATAAGGTTTGGGATCAGGGAAATTTAGGACCAAcccttttaaattaatttgccATGAGCTCAAAATAGGCCGTCAGAACAAGTTCTGAGTAACTGGGATATTGTGGAATTGGATTTGTGCCAACAGGAACTCCTGTAAGCTGTGAGAATACATTTTTGCCAAAAAGGAAATTTCTGTTAAAGGCTGGCAAGTCCTTGAAGGATGAATGATGGGCAGGGCTAAAACTTCTGTGTTGTGCAACTCAGAAGAAAATAACGGCCTTTTTTCATTTAACAAAATGCTTAAAATTACCTTTATTTTGtagcaaatggagaatgttggaGATGGAGACATGGAGAAAAATTATGTCTCTGCCATTTTATGCATGATATAAAACTTAAAGCCTTGTTGAATAGCACAGGCAAGACACCATAAGTTTCTCAGGGTTATTTTTGTACTTgtggtaatttttttctgaattctgGATACATGAGAGGGCTGTTTGTGACAGAAGGGCATGGAAAAAGCCACTTTGGTTTGTTTAAATGGGACCCAAAGAGACCATGTGGCTCAGAGTCCTTTACCTGGTGGTGTTGGCAGCACCTGGTGCTGCCAGGTCCCCAATCCCTGCCATATTCCTGGAAGGAGGcaagctctgctccctgctgataGACCCAACCAAGTTTGGGTTTGGCATCACAGTTAGCACAAGCTGTCTGGGAAGGATAAATAAGGCATGATATGACAGACTCTGCTGAGACTTTGCAGGCTGTTTGCACTTCAGTGAGCTGTGCTTGCTGGTATGAAGTCAACTGCTGTGTGAGTGACTTGGAATTTGTTTTGTAGTAGGATATTAAATGGCCAGTGTTAAATTTGTGGGATTCGCTGTGTTCAGCAAGTGGtggtgagggggaaaaaaatgataaatacagcCGGATATATGCTATAGATATATAGAACAGATGTATACTATGCTAGCTTCTCTTTGTAAAAATGCTTTGATATCAGTCATATCGGCTAAAGTACTTGCTTCAGAAAAATACATGAACCCCCCAAATTAACTGGGGGTCCTTCACCATATTGCCTTACTCCTGAAGGAGTGGCTCCCAGAGAAGAACTCTGACTTCAGTCTCCTTGCAAGTTTCTAACATTTGTAGCTTTTCCTTAGTACTGCTTTGTGTAACTGACTTCACTTTTAAACAAGTATTAGTGAGCCCTGGCTTGTCTGCAATACAGGTTGGACATAAATTCTCTGCAGCAGACAAAATTCTCAAATCTGCCTTTAGACAATGGAACAAGCTTAGCTTTTGAGGGACTTGCATAAAAAAGCACTTAACTTGTCTcatctgcatttattttaaatatcagTATTTAATGTTACTACCCCACTTTTAAGTTTCCCACATACTGCAGGTTGTAATTAAGGAGTTGTAAATGTTGTAAAAAGAAGACATTTCCTCTCTGGTAATTGTAATCCCAAGTATGTTTTTTGTTCCAAGAAGCATCTTTACCACCGGAGGTGTTTATTACAGTATCAAGTTGAGACCCAGGGCTATTTTCTTACACTTGTGGAGAAGTTTGAATCAGTGTCTGTGACTCAGGTCAGTGTGTGGGTGAGAATGCAGCACTGACAAAGcattttgtgttttgctttgcaGAAGAGCAGCGATGCCGAGGGCAGCGATGGTTGTGGTGATGACTCTGACTGAGCCAGCAGCTGGCTGCACCTGAGGCCCTTGCTGCTTGCAGTTCCCTTTGTCTACAGAAAAGTGCCCTTTCCAAATCCAAGAATCCAGTGAAACAGGAGTTGGTGTGCTTGCAGAATGAGAACTGGATGCCCAGGAGAAACTGGCTGGGGAAGACAATGCAGCAGAAAAACCAGAAGCTTTTTATACCACTGACTGATTCACCTGACTGATATACTTGAAAACAGTGTACTGGGAAAGcaactttctaaaaataatctTGAAATGCAGGATATCTTAATTGCTATTTCAATAATGTTTTTATTATGTTTACCTggaaaatagtattttaaatatgtatAATCTCTACGTAAAGATGGGGCAAATCATTTTAATATACTCTTTTTTACTATGAAGTTACGACTTCAtgagcttttgctttttttaaaataatttacctTTTCTTAAACTGAATCtctaagcttttatttttcatgtcaTCCATGGTTTTCCTATGGAATAACATGCATGACCCTGAGATTAACTCAGTTACAATGTGGTCCTAAAAATGCCAGGGTTGTGGATTCAATCCCTttatgggccattcacttaagagttggacttggtgatccttgtgggtcccttccaactcagaatactCTGTGATTTAGAAACTATGGGTTAGAAACTCATCATGCTGACTGCTATGAACTCTTTTCATTTTGAAAcaaatttctgtgttttctagAGCTTTGTAGGTCTAAAAGAAATGATTCTACTTGGGCAGGTTCAAGGATATAAATCCACAGCCCCAGGTGTGGTTGGGCCTTTGCTGGCTGAGGtgtaaccccaaaatcctcttgAACCATGTGCAGGGTCCAGAGTTGAATTGACTTTGCATGTGGGAAAGAAATATGGTGCTGAATTCTCTGGGCTTTAATCAGGCCTGGGTTTGTGAACTCTTCAATCCCATCAAGCTCCTCAGAACAGGGAATGTCTGCAGTGATATGGGAGGCACATGTCTGAGCACTGCCATCCTCTGGGAATCAATTtcagttttctgtgttttcaggaATTGCCTACTCTGGAGTTCGTGCTCCTTTTTCCCATCAGTGGTTTAACATCTGGTTCTTGTTTCCAACTCTGTGGAGGTGGCAGAAGAAATGACACCCTCCTGCCTTACCACCCTGCAGAACACCATTGAAGGATTGGAACAAGACTCCAAGAATTTGGATATTGGTACAAGTACTTGATACATTTCTCTTGCTGAGTCTCTGTGGAGATTTGCTTTGTAATATGGGA
This portion of the Agelaius phoeniceus isolate bAgePho1 chromosome 18, bAgePho1.hap1, whole genome shotgun sequence genome encodes:
- the PUS1 gene encoding pseudouridylate synthase 1 homolog isoform X1; its protein translation is MLRWGLRVVSCGFSAPGSAACAGPRQRSVLTMAEDLIAAVASQTKRLNSSSEVVQRLEENGHPNKKLKSGADEEDAEDQNKKLPKRKIVLLMAYSGKGYHGMQRNVGSSQFKTIEDDLVCALVQSGCIPENHGEDMKKMSFQRCARTDKGVSAAGQIVSLKVRLIDDILEKINNHLPSHIRILGLKRVTGGFNSKNKCDARTYSYMLPTFAFAHKDHEVQEELYRLDRETLERVNQLLACYKGTHNFHNFTSQKGPRDPSAKRYIMEMYCGEPFVRENMEFAVIQVKGQSFMMHQIRKMIGLVIAIVKGYAAESIMERSWGEEKVDVPKAPGLGLVLEKVHFEKYNRRFGNDGLHEPLEWTEEEEKIAVFKEQYIYPTIINTEREEKSMANWLKTLPIHDFNSSAVEVQTNNKNPKKSSDAEGSDGCGDDSD
- the PUS1 gene encoding pseudouridylate synthase 1 homolog isoform X2, which translates into the protein MAEDLIAAVASQTKRLNSSSEVVQRLEENGHPNKKLKSGADEEDAEDQNKKLPKRKIVLLMAYSGKGYHGMQRNVGSSQFKTIEDDLVCALVQSGCIPENHGEDMKKMSFQRCARTDKGVSAAGQIVSLKVRLIDDILEKINNHLPSHIRILGLKRVTGGFNSKNKCDARTYSYMLPTFAFAHKDHEVQEELYRLDRETLERVNQLLACYKGTHNFHNFTSQKGPRDPSAKRYIMEMYCGEPFVRENMEFAVIQVKGQSFMMHQIRKMIGLVIAIVKGYAAESIMERSWGEEKVDVPKAPGLGLVLEKVHFEKYNRRFGNDGLHEPLEWTEEEEKIAVFKEQYIYPTIINTEREEKSMANWLKTLPIHDFNSSAVEVQTNNKNPKKSSDAEGSDGCGDDSD